Within the Salvia hispanica cultivar TCC Black 2014 chromosome 4, UniMelb_Shisp_WGS_1.0, whole genome shotgun sequence genome, the region GAGGAGTCCAGCCAACTCAAGGACAAGATGAGACAAACCAAACtgatctacatatgttaggtATGTCTCGACATCCATTGAGCCTAGGCGGTATTGACCAGAAATGTCTTTGAAAGCAGAGAATTTGTCTTCATCAGATCCTAGAGCAGCACGCATTTTCTCCACCAGCGATTTATTTGCTGTATGAACATTTCCTTCCATCCTAACAGATTTGTCATCAGTGGTTGATTTGCGTGACTGGGCTACTACCGAAACTGGAGGAAAATCGGTACTTGAATCAAAAGGCTCACGATCTGAAAGACTAGGGGCTGATGAAGAATGACCTAGCCGATTACTGCTTCCAGAAGCACTTGATGATAACAGAGAACTGGCAAAGGACGTAGTTGCAGCTGATGGTGGGCGAATCTGAGATGAAGTTGATTGACTAGATGACACAGATACAATTTCTGGAACTGCTCTGCTCTGTCCTGAACTAGATGTTGATCCGGATATTGAAGTTACTGGAGGCCACGCATGAGAAGTATTGACTAGCTGTGCAGGTGTACGACTAGCTGCTGGCCAAGCAGGACCTGAGCTCGAGGAGCTAGTCTGTTTCTTATTCTGGCGGCTCTTGACTGGCAGAACCGGTGTACGACTAGTTGCTGGCCAAGCAGGACCTGAGCTTGAGGAGCTCGCTTGCTTCTTGCTCTGGTGGCGCAAATGAGCAGCCATAGTTCTGTTAGAGGAAGCATCAGTTTGAGAACTCTGTTGGTTTACCCCTGCACCCGCTGCAAGAGGAGGAAATGCAGAGTCTCCCAATGTTCCACTGATTGAACTTTGAGACACAGCCTGTCTGTATCTTGATGGTAGCTCAGGGTCTGTGGTACCTAGAGATTCCAGAGGTGAAATAAGTGAGTCAGCATCAGCACTTTCTCCGTGATCATTGCTGGCCCGACTATTTGGTGGTGTAGCACTCGCTGTCTCAAGACTTGCTTGGATGGCCATAGAAAGTTCATCCGCAAGATCGCGCCGAAAGGAACGTGCTCTTCCACGACGATTCTCTTGATCACTACTTCGTCTATATCGAAAACTGGTAGGTATCTATACAAATTGAAGAGCATGTTGAAAAATTATGATGCCATCAATTGGGAAAGTCAACCGGAACCCAAACAGTGGATCCAATGAAAGGGATAGACTGAAAATGAGCAGCAGCACTATTCTCCTCACCACACCCCAACCACTCCAGCACCCGAAGAAAACATTTGGTATAGCAAAAAAAAGCTTATATGATAACGTAACTATTCATAGGGGTCAAAGATTGATATATACCTGAAGGGCAGCACTGCGTTGTGAACGGGACATACGCCCTCCATGCTCTATAGTGTTATGCCTCTGATATATAAAGCATGTACAAGAAAATGGTTCAACTAGaagaaaaataactcaatAGTACATCTATTTTCAGTAAGCATGATAATTTACCTTTATTTCAGATTCAGATGTGAAGACAACGAACTTTTTGGCAAGGCAACTTTCATCCTCACAGAGGAAATGATCTCGACGAAAGTGAATCTGGGAACAATTAAGTCATTTAGAATAGATATGTAACTTGATGTAAAACACAGCCAACAATTTTCTACCTCCAAATTATCATAATTCCCGTAGTACTCATACTCTCCTGGATGCTGCCTGCACATAACAGGATATTATCGCTTATTAAACATGCACAACAGATAATATGCTTAGTACTTACAACTGTAAAGTAAAGGATAACCTTCTACATATATGACAAGTATAATGTTCAGTCTCCATATGAGTATAAAGCTCATTGTCCCCATAAAATGGTGTCTGGCAAAATTCACAAGGGGGGTGTCCTGAGAAGCCACCTCTTTCACTTTCAGTTCCATCCACCGCTGAGTCACCAGTGCTTATATGCTGACTCAGTTGCGATCTTGTATACAACTTTTGCTCACAAACAAAAACCTGCAAATCCAGGAAAAACCTATTTTTATCCAGGCAGAACCAAACAAACTAAACTGGGggagaaaaaagataattctAAAGGctagataataaaaataaaatcaacatacatatataacaggactttttttatttctagcCCACCACCCTATATGGATGCTCCACCTTGCTACTATTACCCCTCCTTTTGGATCATCAAATTCATGGTGCAGAGATTAGGTAGCAAATGCACACAAGGGAACTAGAATCTCTTACATATAGAGACAAAGAAGGCAGAGTATTTCAACCAATCTAACATCATACATAGTACTAATGCAATAACTTTTACATTGCCAAAACTCTGCGACACCAACACCATTAGAGAAGATGCGTGTATGGACAGAATTTATCCATTACATGCAATCTATGACAgtgattataaaattaattcaaaccACGAGGTCATTTTCCATTACACTGCTAATGGAAACCAATGTAAAACTTTAAAGCTATAATTCCTGCAGCATCAGACAACATGGATAAGTCCTATCAACTACCATCCCACTACTGGAAACACCAACTGTCAAGGGTGACTCTACCAGAGCAGTATGGTATATCCTGAATTGTGTAGATAATTATATCCCTCAAGCTATAACAGGGAGAGCAAGTCCCAACTAGTCTGTAGTCCACCAATCTCCTCAATTCTAATTAGTTATAGTCCAACGTAACTGTCTGAAACTAAAAACAATCAGCAGCATACATTTTGGCAATTAGACTATTAATCAGACAATCCTCCACCCACCCGCTCCCTCCCAATAAACAAATGAATAGAGTACAAGGTGGTACAAGGTGAAATGCATCCATATCCATCCTAATATAGCATATCTTGCCTATGaacaataaaaacattaaaagaATGGAAATAAGATCATGAGATATATTGCACCTTTCTTCCCTCCAAGCACAAGCTGCACATAATCAGCCTATGCTTGTGAAACAAATGACCCTTCAGTTGATCGATGTTCCTAAACTTGGCTCTTCTCCTGGAACCATCATCCAGCTGGTCCTCCTTATCACATTCACTACAAGAAAGCCTGCACATGGCCTTGATCATCTTGTAATGGTCTGAATCATCGAAAAAGGCCTGTGTATCATCATGGTACCAGTACTGTCCCATCTTACCCTCCCTCCTTTCGGCGGGAAACAACGTGAAGTCGCCGATTGTCTTTGTATAGTTCCCCAAAGCCTGAGCCAGATGCAGCAAGTTTGATTTAGACACATTGTCAATGCAACAGCAATTTTTCAGTAATTCAACATACAAACTAATTCATAGATGCGAAGCCGAAATCATAATGGCGATCAGCTAAAGTGCACCTAATCCAATCAATCTTCGCACTGGAACTCCAAATTCACAAACTCAAGCAGTTAAATCATGAGTTTATATAAGAGGATGACCTTGGTGACGAAAACGACATCGTTATCGGTCTTGCAAATGCAGCAGCTGCGGTCATTGCAGATAAATCGGAGGCGAGCGACGCAGGTGGAGCAAACGTCCTTGTGGCCACAAGAACCGTATGCAACCCACTCCAAGCTTTCCGCACAAACCGCGCAGCTATCGTCCATCTCAACTATCGAATTCGTTGATGAGGAGATAAATCTAGGGTTCTGGGCCGAAATTTCACAAATCAGATGGGGAATTGGGGCGTCGGCGATGATAATCCGTGCCCGAATCGATTATGAATATGAAACtgcaatttatattttgtacttTCTAGGGTTTCAGATGGGATTCTGAGTAAAAATGTGAGGGTAGAGAAAGAGGGATTACAGTATAACACTAAAATTGATTAAACATTTCTGTACTGAAAAGAAAGAAGTAAAATTAAACTCCAATATTCCATCAAATTtctttgaattaaatttttttatgccTTTGAGCTATACATACAAAATGAATATTCCATCAATATTTCGACcatatatacaaaatgttttaccATTGTTTCACATTAGTAAATTAAGCATTaagtttacatattttataaaaaagttttaagtAGTGTTCTAAATTAATAAGCATTaagtttacatattttataaaaaagtttaAGTAGTGTTCTAAATTAATACCTTCCTTTCAAATTCTTGTAACTCCAttagttttcttattttttccatccattcataaaattattctttttttttattagagaTTATTGAGAAGATTATGCAAACAAAACTAGGTAGCCAAACACCCTAACACAGAAGAATTCTTTCATGCAAAGCCATTCCTTAATCTCcacaaatacacacacacatatatacattgaaagtgagagtgagagtgagagagagagagaatgttgTTCAAACATACCAATCATATCTACGACTCGTCAACCCGGCATGGGTAGTGAACGACATTCAAAGATCAAGAAGCCACCACTGTTGGAGTCAGCCAACATTGTCGACGCTCCATCAGAACCACCACCATCAACCTTGCGGAGATACAATGCCTGCGCTACTTCAACCAAATTCGCCACGAGCTCGACGTCGAGGATGGCACCCTCCTGAACATGCGGGAAATGGGTAAGGGcttgagttgaaaaaattagtactccctccgtcccggattattagactcacttcttttgggcacatgatttaaggaattgatatttaaatagttaaagtggagagagtaaagtatgagagagggaaaaagtaggggagagaagagagaaaaaagtaggtggagaataaaataagatagatgctttttgctaaaaaaggaaatgagtctaatatgttgggacatcccaaaatggaaagttggtctaataccttgggacggagggagtaatatgcttatcctacttttatatattagctttagagcattcacaatgATTAATCGATGGAGAGGCCTTTCCGATCGGGTCCTATCGGCCAACCATTGCAAGAAGAAGACCTATCAAAGGCTCTTCCCCATATGGCCATTGGAACGGCCTAGGCCGAtcccaatttctttttttattattatttttttatttcatattttctaaTATAAATACCCCATCCTTTATCTCTCacaccatttttttcttctctcatttttttaataatttttctctctctagttttatttaaatttgcatCTGGTTGTATTCTTCttttcaatattgtaatacaacgaagatttttgcgtattaatatttttgcttttaaatttatttaatttgataacatattaaaaatagaagtgcaaaaaaattaaaataaaatagtgatgatGTCGAAATGAAATAGAAGTGGGATAGGCCCTTTGGAATGGCCCTTCCATTGCAGGAAGATAAGCCCTTGagtaaaatgctgatgtggaaTGGAATAGCTCTCTGGGAAGACTCTTccattgtgaatgctcttataacataatataaattgaaataagttaatggaatatgaggtttattaaaaaaatgataaaagtgaaataaatttttaaggaCATGCAGATAAAAATAAGTCACAAATTTTTGGGGATCAAGAGAATAGCACCTTTCACGATACAGTGTTGTTTTTTCAACACAGCAGCCCTATGATTGCTTCTTAGCAAGGTCCGTTCCCGAGTGTA harbors:
- the LOC125222243 gene encoding E3 ubiquitin-protein ligase ZNF598-like yields the protein MDDSCAVCAESLEWVAYGSCGHKDVCSTCVARLRFICNDRSCCICKTDNDVVFVTKALGNYTKTIGDFTLFPAERREGKMGQYWYHDDTQAFFDDSDHYKMIKAMCRLSCSECDKEDQLDDGSRRRAKFRNIDQLKGHLFHKHRLIMCSLCLEGRKVFVCEQKLYTRSQLSQHISTGDSAVDGTESERGGFSGHPPCEFCQTPFYGDNELYTHMETEHYTCHICRRQHPGEYEYYGNYDNLEIHFRRDHFLCEDESCLAKKFVVFTSESEIKRHNTIEHGGRMSRSQRSAALQIPTSFRYRRSSDQENRRGRARSFRRDLADELSMAIQASLETASATPPNSRASNDHGESADADSLISPLESLGTTDPELPSRYRQAVSQSSISGTLGDSAFPPLAAGAGVNQQSSQTDASSNRTMAAHLRHQSKKQASSSSSGPAWPATSRTPVLPVKSRQNKKQTSSSSSGPAWPAASRTPAQLVNTSHAWPPVTSISGSTSSSGQSRAVPEIVSVSSSQSTSSQIRPPSAATTSFASSLLSSSASGSSNRLGHSSSAPSLSDREPFDSSTDFPPVSVVAQSRKSTTDDKSVRMEGNVHTANKSLVEKMRAALGSDEDKFSAFKDISGQYRLGSMDVETYLTYVDQFGLSHLVLELAGLLPNPQKQKELTDAYNIHMASRENGWSNGTRNVNSSKKGKGKDKYVDSGNRSSVTNNLADNVISTVRALQSSYNAPEEEVEVLSKDGYRSARGKPAATVGTSPSQSSGPAELTKPKIQMESLYASGGTNQIPSNGSGKGKQRKKTSKFIRARLGDGSVEALLDLRNSDQEPDPDDAEPSSNVPVRGVWRSGGGQKLLSTKLGVKK